In Janthinobacterium rivuli, a single genomic region encodes these proteins:
- a CDS encoding MarR family winged helix-turn-helix transcriptional regulator, with protein MTTTPQEHTRAQFAAAQWQRELPQMDTRAMQLVGQLGTVAQLMARDWLNPLFAEHGLQPGEFDVLATLRRSGAPYSLTPTALYEAAMLSSGGMTNRIDRLEAAGWIERQKHPTDRRGVLVALTQKGLELIEKLVLLHVENERAMLSALNSEEQRQLDQLLAKLLHGMAQAKKI; from the coding sequence CGCCGCACAATGGCAACGCGAGCTGCCGCAGATGGATACGCGCGCCATGCAGCTGGTGGGCCAATTGGGCACGGTGGCGCAGCTGATGGCACGCGACTGGCTCAACCCGCTGTTCGCCGAACACGGCTTGCAACCGGGCGAATTCGACGTGCTGGCGACCTTGCGCCGCTCGGGCGCGCCCTACAGCTTGACGCCGACGGCCCTGTACGAAGCGGCCATGCTGTCCTCGGGCGGCATGACCAACCGCATCGACCGCCTGGAAGCGGCCGGCTGGATCGAACGCCAGAAGCACCCGACGGACCGGCGCGGCGTGCTGGTGGCCCTGACGCAAAAGGGGTTGGAACTGATAGAAAAGCTGGTGCTGCTGCACGTGGAGAACGAGCGCGCCATGCTCTCGGCTTTGAACTCGGAGGAGCAGCGCCAGCTCGACCAGTTGCTGGCCAAGCTGCTGCACGGCATGGCGCAGGCGAAGAAAATTTAG
- the thiL gene encoding thiamine-phosphate kinase: MAPHDALSEFDLIKHYFVRQRPGRATLGIGDDCALMTPGAGKQIAISSDMLVESRHFFAGADARMLGHKSLAVNLSDLAAMGARPVAFTLALALPQAERAWLAGFADGLFALADAFNCELIGGDTTKGPLNICITVFGELAPGQALRRGAAVVGDDIWVSGTLGDARLALAGYRMEQELAPADLATVGARMHMPTPRVALGCALAEAGLAHAAIDISDGLVGDLGHILKASQVGATVDVDALPAGPVLARQDMQLRRRYTAAGGDDYELCFTAPATSRDAIAALAASCATPVTRVGSIEAHAGLRLVDAKGQPLDLALSSFDHFSD, encoded by the coding sequence ATGGCCCCACACGACGCGCTTTCCGAATTCGACCTGATCAAACACTATTTCGTGCGCCAGCGCCCCGGCCGCGCCACCCTGGGCATCGGCGACGATTGCGCGCTGATGACGCCCGGCGCCGGCAAGCAGATCGCCATCTCGTCGGACATGCTGGTCGAGAGCCGGCACTTCTTTGCCGGCGCCGACGCCCGCATGCTCGGTCACAAAAGCCTGGCCGTGAATTTGTCCGACCTGGCCGCCATGGGTGCGCGCCCCGTGGCATTCACCTTGGCCCTGGCGCTGCCGCAGGCGGAGCGCGCCTGGCTGGCTGGCTTTGCCGACGGCCTGTTTGCGCTGGCCGACGCGTTTAATTGCGAACTCATCGGCGGCGACACCACCAAGGGTCCTTTGAATATCTGCATCACCGTGTTCGGTGAACTGGCGCCGGGCCAGGCCCTGCGCCGCGGCGCGGCCGTGGTGGGCGACGATATCTGGGTCAGCGGCACCCTGGGCGACGCGCGACTGGCGCTGGCTGGCTACCGCATGGAACAGGAGCTGGCGCCAGCCGACCTGGCCACTGTTGGCGCGCGCATGCACATGCCGACGCCGCGCGTGGCGCTCGGCTGCGCGCTGGCCGAAGCGGGCCTCGCGCATGCGGCCATCGACATTTCGGACGGCCTGGTGGGAGATTTGGGCCACATATTAAAAGCGTCGCAAGTAGGCGCCACCGTCGACGTCGACGCCCTGCCCGCCGGCCCCGTGCTGGCGCGGCAAGACATGCAACTGCGCCGCCGCTACACGGCCGCCGGCGGCGACGATTATGAATTGTGCTTCACGGCGCCCGCCACGTCGCGCGACGCCATCGCCGCGCTGGCGGCCAGCTGCGCCACACCAGTCACGCGCGTGGGCAGCATCGAGGCGCATGCGGGCCTGCGGCTGGTGGATGCAAAGGGGCAGCCGCTGGATCTGGCCTTGAGCTCTTTCGACCACTTCAGCGATTGA
- a CDS encoding EAL domain-containing protein: MISQADIYAAKILIVDDQEVNLRLLEHLLHSGGYTAITSTLDAHAVAGLHQRHQFDLIILDLVMPGMSGYEVMDTLRPLELEGYLPVLVIAADPDAKLAALEAGARDFISKPFDALEVLTRIRNMLEVRLLHRAARHYNTLLERTVGQRTAELQRFRGAMDATTDAIFLVDVVGMTLVDVNDGACRLLGYARTELLALAPGTLLPSPPAPPLAAMPGGPAHLATEVTECELVRRDLSLIPVELGWHWYAQAPVGGGQGTGGLLLIAVARDISERRQAQERLKHLAHYDGLTGLPNRSLFYQTLAQAVELAQEKSWRIVVLFIALDRFKSINDTLGAALGDELLRQFSNRLVECVRLRDTVGRLGNDEFALILTMSRNQQEAVAVANQVREALRAPFDLRGHPATLTASIGIAMYPDDATDPETLIKYANTAMGGAKQAGRDGYRFFTAGMNVQVLARLDLELALRHALEHEQFILYYQPKVDLRTGRISGVEALLRWRRPGYGLVAPAEFVPVLEDTGLIVRVGAWVIQAACRQIAEWRDSEVGPVHVAVNVSSRQFAEGDLEGEVTRALAQHNVAPELLELELTETALMSNAERTIVVLGKLKKIGVKVAIDDFGTGYSSLAYLQRFPIDKLKIDIAFVRNITSNPNDAAIALAIVSMAHSLKLSVVAEGVESRPQLEYLRRNRCDEIQGFYFSRALPALELGQMIVAGAGLPPGHDPAAQPAQTLLIVDDDVNVLSSLHRLFRPEGYQILTASTPAEGFEMLALHRVHVIVCDQRMPSMSGTEFLSKVKELYPETIRIILSGYTGLEAVLDSINRGAIYRFYTKPWDDTQLRDNIRLAFQHYWMVNQPGLARVAVR, from the coding sequence ATGATCAGCCAGGCCGATATCTATGCGGCGAAAATTCTCATCGTCGACGACCAGGAAGTCAATCTGCGCCTGCTCGAGCATTTGCTGCACAGCGGCGGCTACACGGCCATCACCAGCACCCTCGACGCGCACGCCGTGGCCGGCCTGCACCAGCGCCACCAGTTCGACCTGATCATCCTCGACCTGGTGATGCCGGGCATGAGCGGCTACGAGGTGATGGATACCTTGCGCCCGCTGGAACTGGAAGGCTATTTGCCCGTGCTGGTGATCGCCGCCGACCCGGACGCCAAGCTGGCGGCGCTGGAAGCGGGCGCGCGCGACTTCATCAGTAAACCGTTCGATGCGCTCGAGGTGCTCACGCGCATCCGCAACATGCTCGAAGTGCGGCTGCTGCACCGCGCCGCGCGCCACTACAACACCCTGCTCGAACGCACGGTAGGCCAGCGCACGGCGGAACTGCAGCGCTTTCGCGGCGCCATGGACGCCACCACCGACGCCATCTTCCTCGTCGACGTGGTGGGCATGACCCTGGTCGACGTCAACGATGGCGCGTGCCGCCTGCTCGGCTATGCGCGCACCGAACTGCTGGCGCTGGCCCCTGGCACCTTGCTGCCGTCGCCGCCGGCCCCGCCGCTGGCCGCGATGCCCGGCGGCCCGGCCCACCTGGCCACGGAAGTGACGGAATGCGAACTGGTGCGGCGCGACCTGAGCCTGATCCCCGTGGAGCTGGGCTGGCACTGGTATGCGCAGGCGCCCGTGGGGGGAGGGCAGGGCACGGGCGGCCTGCTGCTGATCGCCGTGGCGCGCGACATCAGCGAGCGGCGTCAGGCGCAGGAGCGCCTCAAGCACCTGGCCCATTACGATGGCTTGACGGGGCTGCCGAACCGCAGCCTGTTTTACCAGACCCTGGCCCAGGCCGTCGAACTGGCGCAAGAGAAAAGCTGGCGCATCGTGGTGCTGTTCATCGCGCTCGACCGTTTTAAAAGCATCAACGACACCCTGGGGGCGGCGCTGGGCGACGAATTGCTGCGCCAGTTCAGCAACCGCCTGGTCGAATGCGTGCGCCTGCGCGACACGGTGGGGCGATTGGGCAACGACGAATTCGCGTTGATACTCACCATGAGCCGCAACCAGCAGGAAGCCGTGGCCGTGGCCAACCAGGTGCGCGAAGCCTTGCGCGCGCCATTCGATTTGCGCGGCCATCCGGCCACCCTGACGGCCAGCATCGGCATCGCCATGTATCCGGACGACGCCACCGACCCGGAAACCCTGATCAAATACGCGAATACGGCCATGGGCGGCGCCAAGCAGGCGGGACGCGACGGCTACCGCTTTTTCACGGCCGGCATGAACGTGCAGGTGCTGGCGCGCCTGGACCTGGAACTGGCGCTGCGCCATGCGCTCGAACACGAGCAGTTCATCCTCTACTATCAACCGAAGGTGGATTTGCGCACGGGCCGCATCAGCGGCGTCGAAGCGCTGCTGCGCTGGCGCCGTCCCGGCTACGGCCTGGTGGCGCCGGCCGAATTCGTGCCGGTGCTGGAAGACACGGGGCTGATCGTGCGCGTGGGCGCCTGGGTGATCCAGGCCGCCTGCCGCCAGATCGCCGAGTGGCGCGACAGCGAAGTGGGACCCGTGCACGTGGCCGTGAATGTGTCGAGCCGCCAGTTTGCCGAAGGCGACCTGGAAGGCGAGGTGACGCGCGCGCTGGCGCAGCACAATGTAGCGCCGGAATTGCTGGAACTGGAACTGACGGAAACGGCGCTGATGTCGAACGCCGAGCGCACCATCGTCGTGCTGGGCAAACTGAAAAAAATCGGCGTGAAGGTGGCCATTGACGATTTCGGCACCGGTTATTCGAGCCTCGCGTATCTGCAGCGCTTCCCCATCGACAAGCTGAAAATCGACATCGCCTTCGTGCGCAACATCACCAGCAATCCGAACGATGCGGCCATCGCGCTGGCCATCGTCAGCATGGCGCACAGCCTGAAACTGAGCGTCGTGGCCGAGGGCGTGGAATCGCGTCCGCAGCTCGAATACCTGCGGCGCAACCGCTGCGACGAAATCCAGGGTTTCTATTTCAGCCGCGCCCTGCCGGCGCTGGAACTGGGACAGATGATCGTCGCCGGCGCCGGCCTGCCGCCCGGCCACGACCCGGCCGCGCAGCCGGCGCAAACGCTGCTCATCGTCGACGACGACGTCAACGTGCTGTCGTCATTGCACCGCCTGTTCCGTCCCGAGGGTTACCAGATCCTCACGGCCAGCACGCCGGCCGAAGGCTTTGAAATGCTGGCCCTGCACCGGGTCCACGTGATCGTCTGCGACCAGCGCATGCCGAGCATGAGCGGCACGGAATTTCTCAGTAAAGTAAAAGAGCTGTACCCGGAAACCATCCGCATCATCCTGTCCGGCTACACGGGTCTCGAAGCCGTGCTCGACTCGATCAACCGCGGCGCCATCTATCGTTTTTATACGAAACCGTGGGACGACACCCAGCTGCGCGACAACATCCGCCTGGCTTTTCAACACTACTGGATGGTGAACCAGCCGGGGCTGGCGCGGGTGGCGGTGCGTTAG
- a CDS encoding ATP-binding protein codes for MIRLRSIRHKLMSVVLLTTLVALVISLGTIVVYDLRAYHRNLVADISTQAELLGHMSSAALAFDDERLALENLNLMRIRPRVTAGALYKADGSLFASYRANERVGELPAKVGKEGENIAGSSVELFKPIVDNGELLGTVYLRADYELAGRTADYLAIALGVTVLALLVALLLLRRLDFVITQPILDIADVAREVIETGDYSRRARKLSVDEVAQLVDSFNKMLAEIELRTQALERSNGELAREGEQRTQAQQEVMRLNQELEVRVHERTVQLEMTNGELAMAMEEARSANYAKSAFLSSMSHELRTPLNAILGFAQILSSDRLPSTLEQKKEFAGHILKSGRHLLTLINEILDLAKVESGTVSLSLEPVGLDAILQECRDMIAPLASQRGIGMAFPDACPLNVLADRTRLKQILLNLLSNALKYNRERGQVAIDCVPQAGGRVRISVRDTGVGLDGEQVALLFQPFNRLGQEGGTEEGSGIGLVVTKRLVELMDGSIGVSSAPGEGSTFWIELRVVDALPAPATLALPRPDLAGALLEHSAPVTLLYVEDNPANLTLVEEIVRYCPQLQLLTATDGRLGVEMARTHLPQLILMDINLPHVNGTDALKLLRADPRTAHIPVIALTANAMPGDVERSLALGFYRYLTKPINLDEFTEAINSTLAYVAQQRRQKGTGAP; via the coding sequence ATGATCAGACTGCGTTCCATCCGCCACAAGCTGATGTCGGTGGTCTTGCTGACGACCCTGGTGGCCCTCGTCATTTCGCTGGGCACCATCGTCGTCTATGACTTGCGCGCCTACCACCGCAACCTGGTGGCCGACATCAGTACCCAGGCCGAGCTGCTGGGGCACATGAGTTCGGCCGCGCTGGCCTTCGACGACGAGCGTCTGGCGCTGGAAAACCTCAACCTGATGCGCATCCGCCCGCGCGTGACGGCCGGCGCCCTGTACAAGGCCGATGGCAGCCTGTTCGCCAGCTACCGCGCGAATGAGCGTGTGGGCGAGCTGCCGGCGAAGGTGGGCAAGGAAGGCGAAAACATCGCCGGCAGTTCGGTGGAGCTGTTCAAGCCCATCGTCGACAATGGCGAACTGCTGGGCACCGTGTATTTGCGCGCCGACTACGAGCTGGCCGGCCGCACGGCCGACTACCTGGCCATCGCCCTGGGCGTGACGGTACTGGCGCTGCTGGTGGCCTTGCTGCTGCTGCGCCGGCTTGATTTCGTCATCACGCAACCGATCCTCGATATCGCCGACGTGGCGCGCGAAGTGATTGAAACGGGCGACTATTCGCGCCGCGCGCGCAAGCTCAGCGTCGACGAAGTGGCGCAACTGGTCGATTCCTTCAACAAGATGCTGGCCGAGATCGAGCTGCGCACGCAGGCGCTGGAGCGCTCGAACGGCGAACTGGCGCGCGAAGGCGAGCAGCGCACCCAGGCGCAGCAGGAAGTCATGCGCCTGAACCAGGAGCTGGAAGTGCGCGTGCACGAGCGCACGGTGCAGCTGGAAATGACGAATGGCGAACTGGCCATGGCAATGGAAGAGGCGCGCAGCGCCAACTATGCCAAGTCGGCCTTCTTGTCCTCGATGAGCCATGAATTGCGCACGCCGCTCAACGCCATCCTGGGCTTCGCGCAAATCCTCAGTTCCGACCGCCTGCCGTCGACCCTGGAGCAAAAGAAGGAGTTCGCCGGGCATATCCTGAAATCGGGGCGCCATTTGTTGACATTGATCAATGAAATCCTCGACCTGGCCAAGGTGGAATCGGGCACCGTCAGCCTGTCGCTGGAACCCGTGGGCCTGGACGCCATCTTGCAGGAATGCCGCGACATGATCGCGCCGCTGGCCAGCCAGCGCGGCATCGGCATGGCCTTCCCCGATGCCTGCCCCCTGAACGTACTGGCCGACCGCACGCGCCTCAAGCAAATCCTGTTGAACCTGCTGTCGAATGCGCTCAAGTACAACCGCGAGCGGGGGCAGGTGGCCATCGATTGCGTGCCGCAAGCGGGCGGGCGGGTGCGCATCAGCGTGCGCGACACGGGCGTGGGCCTCGACGGCGAACAGGTGGCGCTGCTGTTCCAGCCCTTCAACCGGCTGGGGCAGGAAGGCGGCACGGAAGAAGGCAGCGGCATCGGCCTGGTGGTCACCAAGCGCCTGGTGGAGCTGATGGATGGCAGCATCGGCGTTTCCAGCGCGCCCGGCGAGGGCAGCACCTTCTGGATCGAGCTGCGCGTGGTCGATGCCTTGCCCGCACCCGCCACGCTGGCCTTGCCGCGGCCGGACCTGGCCGGCGCGCTGCTCGAGCACAGCGCGCCCGTGACCTTGCTGTACGTGGAAGACAATCCCGCCAACTTGACCCTGGTCGAGGAAATCGTGCGCTACTGCCCGCAATTGCAGCTGCTGACGGCCACGGATGGTCGCCTGGGCGTGGAAATGGCGCGTACACATTTGCCGCAGCTGATCCTGATGGACATCAACCTGCCGCACGTGAATGGCACGGACGCGCTGAAACTGCTGCGTGCCGATCCGCGCACGGCGCACATTCCCGTCATCGCCCTGACGGCCAACGCCATGCCGGGCGACGTCGAGCGCAGCCTGGCGCTGGGCTTCTACCGCTATCTGACCAAGCCGATCAACCTCGATGAATTTACCGAGGCGATCAACAGCACCCTGGCCTACGTGGCGCAGCAGCGCCGGCAGAAGGGAACCGGCGCGCCATGA
- a CDS encoding YfiR family protein, giving the protein MVILNWTWWRHPGPLRRPARGAGRRSLRLGWLLLLLGVLCADARAQVPGELERQVKAAYLYKFAGFVEWPDGSFARPESPLVIGVAGADALAEQLEQSVAGHSVNGRAVQVKKVRRGETLAGLHVLYLGALEKPALQEMLAASRGLALLTVSDSDEVYAMGSMINFVMAEDKVRFDVALKPVAQAHIRISARMLLAAYRVQTGGA; this is encoded by the coding sequence ATGGTAATTCTGAACTGGACCTGGTGGCGTCATCCTGGCCCCCTGCGCCGCCCCGCGCGCGGCGCTGGCCGCCGCTCTCTCCGCTTGGGCTGGTTATTGCTGCTTCTTGGCGTGCTGTGCGCCGATGCGCGGGCACAGGTGCCGGGGGAGCTGGAACGCCAGGTCAAGGCCGCGTATCTGTACAAGTTTGCCGGCTTTGTCGAATGGCCCGACGGCAGCTTTGCCCGGCCCGAATCTCCGCTGGTGATCGGCGTGGCGGGCGCCGATGCGCTGGCCGAGCAGCTCGAACAGAGCGTGGCCGGGCATAGCGTCAACGGCCGCGCCGTGCAGGTGAAAAAAGTGCGCCGTGGCGAAACGCTGGCCGGGCTGCACGTGCTGTACCTGGGCGCGCTGGAGAAACCGGCGCTGCAGGAGATGCTGGCCGCCAGCCGTGGCCTGGCGTTGTTGACGGTGTCCGATTCGGATGAGGTCTACGCGATGGGCAGCATGATCAATTTTGTAATGGCCGAAGACAAGGTCCGCTTCGACGTGGCCTTGAAACCCGTGGCGCAGGCGCATATCCGCATCAGCGCGCGCATGCTGCTGGCCGCCTACCGCGTGCAGACGGGAGGCGCCTAG
- a CDS encoding CinA family protein: MSNELASLSTAVGLALQAKGWLLATAESCTGGGVAQAVTDISGSSAWFERGFVTYSNGAKSGMLGVPAALIAAHGAVSEEVAAAMAQGTLAHSEAQVAVSTTGIAGPTGGVPGKPVGTVCFGWAMDGRVQTQRLVFAGDRQAVREQAVAHALRELLRFIQ, from the coding sequence ATGAGCAACGAACTCGCCTCTCTCTCCACCGCCGTCGGCCTGGCCTTGCAGGCGAAGGGCTGGCTGCTGGCCACGGCGGAATCGTGCACGGGCGGCGGCGTGGCGCAAGCCGTCACGGATATTTCAGGCTCGAGCGCCTGGTTCGAACGGGGCTTCGTCACCTATTCCAACGGGGCCAAGAGCGGCATGCTGGGCGTGCCCGCCGCGCTGATCGCCGCACACGGCGCCGTCAGCGAGGAAGTGGCCGCTGCCATGGCGCAAGGCACCCTGGCCCACAGCGAAGCCCAGGTGGCCGTCTCGACCACGGGCATCGCCGGCCCCACGGGCGGCGTACCGGGCAAGCCCGTCGGCACCGTCTGTTTCGGCTGGGCCATGGACGGGCGCGTGCAGACGCAGCGGCTGGTGTTTGCGGGCGACCGGCAAGCCGTGCGCGAGCAGGCCGTGGCGCACGCCTTGCGCGAACTGCTGCGCTTTATCCAGTAG